AGTAATATAGTATGGAGGATAGTTGATTTGAGTGAGTTTATTATAAAGGATTTCGATAGGCAGGATATATATGAATTAGTTGCTGAAATGGGAGAACCTAAATATAGAAGTGATCAGATATTTTCATGGATTTATAAAGGAATCCATTCTTTTGATGAGATGACAAATATACCTGTATATATCCGGGAGGCTTTAAAGGAAAAGTATATATTAAATTCTGCCCGTGTTTTAAAGATATTACATTCAAAAATTGATGATACTACAAAGTTCCTATTTGAATTGAAGGATAAAAATATCATAGAAAGTGTATTGATGAATTATAAGCACGGATATACAGGGTGTATTTCTACTCAGGTGGGTTGTCGCATGAGGTGTTCATTTTGTGCTTCCGGGATAGAAGGAAGGATAAGAAATTTGACCCCTGGAGAGATGGTTGACCAAGTGCTTATGATGCAAGAACAAATACATGGAAAAAGGATATCAAATGTAGTGCTTATGGGAAGTGGTGAACCCTTTGACAATTATGATAATGTGATTAAATTTATAAGGCTGATAAATGATGAGCAAGGCCTAAATATAGGGATGAGAAATATAACGCTGTCCACCTGTGGTTTGGTGGAAGGTATATTAAGATTATCCCAAGAAGGCATTCCTATAAATTTATCAATTTCTCTCCATGCTCCAAATGATAAATTGAGGAATTTGCTTATGCCTATAAATAAAAGATATAATATCAGAGGGGTTTTAGATTCTTGCAAACAGTATATAGATATTACTCACAGAAGAGTAACTATTGAATATATTTTAATAAAGGGTGTCAATGATTTAAAGGAACATGCCCATCAATTGGCGGATTTGTTAAAAGGAGGACTTTTTCACGTTAATCTTATTCCCATCAATAGTGTTAAAGAGAAAAAATTTGAAAAGCCCGGATTAGAATCAATAAATAGGTTTCAAAGAATATTAAAAGCGCAGGGTATTGTTGTTACTGTTAGGAGAGAATTAGGGAGCGATATTGATGCTGCCTGTGGTCAGCTTAGGAGAAGACACATAAAAAAACCCGTTAATTT
This portion of the Clostridia bacterium genome encodes:
- the rlmN gene encoding 23S rRNA (adenine(2503)-C(2))-methyltransferase RlmN → MIKDFDRQDIYELVAEMGEPKYRSDQIFSWIYKGIHSFDEMTNIPVYIREALKEKYILNSARVLKILHSKIDDTTKFLFELKDKNIIESVLMNYKHGYTGCISTQVGCRMRCSFCASGIEGRIRNLTPGEMVDQVLMMQEQIHGKRISNVVLMGSGEPFDNYDNVIKFIRLINDEQGLNIGMRNITLSTCGLVEGILRLSQEGIPINLSISLHAPNDKLRNLLMPINKRYNIRGVLDSCKQYIDITHRRVTIEYILIKGVNDLKEHAHQLADLLKGGLFHVNLIPINSVKEKKFEKPGLESINRFQRILKAQGIVVTVRRELGSDIDAACGQLRRRHIKKPVNLLGVDIC